In Deltaproteobacteria bacterium, the following proteins share a genomic window:
- the flgM gene encoding flagellar biosynthesis anti-sigma factor FlgM → MDSYLTKISVQKPVSELSKTAEPQEYRSESQGSISRSQDRVELSNSSRTLQKIHETPVVTEPERAQRIEEIRARIQEGRYEVDPEKIAVGMMLDLLKNLG, encoded by the coding sequence ATGGATTCCTATCTTACGAAGATCTCTGTCCAGAAACCCGTCTCCGAGCTCTCCAAGACTGCGGAACCCCAGGAATACCGATCGGAATCCCAAGGTTCCATTTCCCGGTCTCAGGATCGGGTGGAATTGTCGAACAGTTCCCGAACCCTCCAGAAGATCCACGAAACACCGGTTGTCACGGAACCTGAGCGTGCCCAGAGGATCGAGGAAATCAGGGCAAGGATCCAGGAAGGACGGTACGAAGTGGATCCTGAAAAAATAGCCGTGGGAATGATGCTGGACCTTCTCAAAAATCTCGGCTGA